A stretch of Paludisphaera borealis DNA encodes these proteins:
- the hemL gene encoding glutamate-1-semialdehyde 2,1-aminomutase, producing MPTPPPTPALSRPDFQLPRSHEAFVKASRVIPGGVNSPARAFGAVGGEPPFMARAEGAYLYDIDDHKYIDYIGSWGPMIVGHAHPEVRKAVVEALELGSSFGAPTVREIEIAEAVVAASPSIEKVRFVSSGTEAAMSAVRVARGVTGRDKIVKMAGCYHGHIDALLIQAGSAATTLGTPNSPGVTKGAAADTLLCPFNDAQAVAAILEANKGQVAAVLLEPVAGNMGLVPPKPGYLESLRELTEKHGTLLIFDEVMTGFRLSYGGAQERFGITPDLTALGKIIGGGLPAAAYGASSRIMDQVSPVGPIYQAGTLSGNPLAMAAGLSTLKLLREPSFYDRLEARSARLAEGLEKAAHDARVPHIVQRVGSMLTLFFHDGPVHDYEDAKRSDVALFGRFFWEMLARGVYLPCSQFEAAFVSAAHTEADVDHTIAAARESLAAIAG from the coding sequence ATGCCGACTCCGCCCCCCACCCCCGCCCTTTCGCGTCCCGATTTCCAGCTCCCTCGCAGCCACGAGGCGTTCGTCAAGGCGAGCCGGGTCATCCCCGGCGGCGTGAACAGCCCGGCGCGGGCCTTCGGCGCGGTCGGCGGCGAGCCCCCGTTCATGGCCCGGGCCGAGGGGGCCTACCTGTACGATATCGACGATCACAAATACATCGATTACATCGGCTCGTGGGGGCCGATGATCGTCGGCCACGCCCATCCCGAGGTCCGCAAGGCGGTCGTCGAGGCGCTCGAACTCGGTTCGAGCTTCGGCGCGCCGACGGTCCGCGAGATCGAGATCGCCGAGGCCGTCGTCGCGGCGTCGCCGTCGATCGAGAAGGTCCGGTTCGTGTCGTCGGGAACCGAGGCGGCGATGTCGGCCGTGCGGGTGGCGCGGGGCGTCACCGGCCGCGACAAGATCGTCAAGATGGCCGGCTGCTACCACGGGCACATCGACGCCCTGTTGATCCAGGCGGGCTCGGCCGCGACCACGCTGGGGACGCCCAACAGCCCCGGCGTCACCAAGGGCGCGGCGGCCGACACCCTGCTCTGCCCGTTCAACGACGCCCAGGCCGTCGCCGCGATCCTCGAAGCCAACAAGGGCCAGGTCGCCGCCGTCCTGCTGGAGCCGGTCGCCGGCAACATGGGGCTCGTCCCGCCCAAGCCCGGCTACCTTGAGAGCCTCCGCGAGCTGACCGAGAAGCACGGAACGCTGTTGATCTTCGACGAGGTGATGACCGGCTTCCGCCTCTCGTACGGCGGCGCGCAGGAGCGGTTCGGGATCACGCCCGACCTCACCGCGCTGGGCAAGATCATCGGCGGCGGGCTCCCCGCGGCGGCCTACGGGGCGTCGTCGCGGATCATGGACCAGGTCTCGCCGGTCGGGCCGATCTACCAGGCCGGCACGCTATCGGGCAACCCGCTGGCCATGGCCGCCGGACTCAGCACGCTGAAGCTGCTCCGCGAGCCTTCGTTCTACGACCGGCTCGAAGCGCGTTCGGCCCGCCTGGCCGAAGGGCTCGAAAAGGCCGCCCACGACGCCCGTGTTCCGCACATCGTTCAGCGCGTGGGAAGCATGCTGACGCTCTTCTTCCACGACGGTCCGGTCCACGACTACGAGGACGCCAAGCGTAGCGACGTCGCCCTCTTCGGCCGGTTCTTCTGGGAGATGCTGGCGCGGGGCGTGTACTTGCCGTGCAGCCAGTTCGAGGCCGCGTTCGTCTCGGCCGCCCACACCGAGGCCGATGTCGACCACACCATCGCCGCCGCCCGCGAGTCGCTCGCCGCGATCGCCGGCTGA
- the hemB gene encoding porphobilinogen synthase, protein MFDPAAGFPVQRPRRLRAHPRIRDLVRENRLTVDDLIYPLFIYHGTNLRREIGSMPGQYQLSLDRLGEIIDEVADLKIPGVLLFGIPEHKDALGSAASRDDGVVQQAVRLIKKRAPELLVVTDLCFCEYTDHGHCGPLVEVAGRYDVDNDATLPMLAEQAVSHARAGADLIAPSGMMDGMVKAIRQGLDASGFTQTPIMSYSSKFASGYYGPFREAAESAPGMGDRRGYQMDPANGDEAIREAAIDLAEGADIIMVKPALAYLDVARRLKDAFRVPLAAYNVSGEYAMVKAAAERGWIDERRIVLETLTGFKRAGIDIIMTYHALDVARWLKEG, encoded by the coding sequence ATGTTCGATCCCGCCGCCGGCTTTCCGGTGCAACGCCCCCGCCGCCTTCGCGCCCACCCCCGGATTCGCGACCTCGTCCGCGAGAACCGGCTGACCGTCGACGACCTGATCTACCCGCTGTTCATCTACCACGGAACGAACCTGCGCCGCGAGATCGGGTCGATGCCGGGGCAGTACCAGCTCTCGCTCGATCGGCTCGGCGAGATCATCGACGAGGTCGCCGATCTGAAGATCCCCGGCGTCCTCCTCTTCGGAATCCCCGAGCATAAAGACGCGCTCGGATCGGCCGCGTCGCGCGACGACGGCGTCGTTCAACAGGCCGTCCGACTCATCAAGAAGCGCGCGCCCGAGCTGCTGGTCGTCACCGACCTATGCTTCTGCGAATACACCGACCACGGTCACTGCGGACCGCTCGTCGAGGTCGCCGGCCGGTACGACGTCGACAACGACGCGACCCTGCCGATGCTGGCCGAGCAGGCCGTCAGCCACGCCCGCGCCGGGGCCGATCTGATCGCCCCGTCGGGCATGATGGACGGCATGGTCAAGGCGATCCGCCAGGGGCTCGACGCGTCGGGCTTCACCCAGACGCCGATCATGTCGTACTCGTCGAAGTTCGCCAGCGGCTACTACGGTCCGTTCCGCGAGGCCGCCGAGAGCGCGCCGGGGATGGGCGACCGCCGCGGCTACCAGATGGACCCGGCCAACGGCGACGAGGCGATTCGCGAAGCGGCGATCGACCTCGCCGAGGGAGCGGATATCATCATGGTCAAGCCGGCCCTGGCCTACCTCGACGTCGCCCGCCGCCTCAAGGACGCCTTCCGCGTGCCGCTCGCCGCTTACAACGTCTCGGGCGAATACGCCATGGTCAAGGCCGCCGCCGAACGCGGCTGGATCGACGAACGGCGGATCGTCCTCGAAACCCTGACCGGATTCAAACGCGCGGGTATTGATATCATCATGACGTACCACGCCCTCGACGTCGCCCGCTGGCTCAAGGAAGGCTGA
- a CDS encoding Rne/Rng family ribonuclease, translating to MKKEMLINVLQPEECRIAIIENGVLEELYVERTSHESYTGNIYKGKVVNLEPAIQAAFVDFSVGRNGFLHVSDVEPQYYDRHQEGGDEADLGAEPGAGPRPREPRRDRDDRRRPKADPDLGPTSFPPRAEDRLRDRPERERPDRSVKGQRDRSESPRRFGEGLVDDRDQPAAPPSLPEPPPRAADVREPEQRAAAGRDEGPTSWSQPVGFDWGVERERDRDRPRERERDFGPAEPVDPLWGRSRTGAEPVDPDLPPSRTQGRKRPPTSSDPDFEFDDRGRPRSLFGAPEPTVERAERAEPQDVDPESPASGRREPRRGRGRGRSPSQPAAQRPAPPANQDVEPDEIELGLEAAEEFSAPEPDEFPRRRGGRAAIRSRGGDRPEPERPREHQPPERPSRPAPAPIEPEAAPFRPESLDRPTEPERDRPRPHNRAGEPGYVPRRERQKGVEPEFGARPGPRAPEPDDRRFDPLAELDQRDLAGADDEGESEAGSAQAKTEGRRRRRRRGRKRDRPEGEPTTGREPEVFDAEFDEPTGFREPAPAFARGDDLHDDLHDDLDLELDELEEVDDLDDDLHAEAPRPAVEEEIDPELEQEIRREIEEIEELEREMGLRGPVEARPRRGDAAGAGKFGRGRGLVKPPLQEIFRRGDEVLVQVIKESIGTKGPTLSTYISIPGRYLVLMPGLNRVGVSRKIVDEGQRRKLREIMHELNPPKGLGFIVRTAGLERTKRELARDLAYLLRLWKVILRRIKKAKSPAPIYQESDMITRTIRDIFTSEIDTIWIDEPAAFERAQEFLRVVMPRFVNRVKLYDEKVPLFHKYGIEDEIAKIQRRHVPLPEGGSIVIDQTEALVAIDVNSGNFRVEDDAERTAYEMNLRAAKEIARQLRLRDLGGVIVNDFIDMREERHRRGVERALREAIKRDRARTKILRMSAFGLIEMTRQRIRPSLKRSVYEDCSHCTGAGVLKTAESMAIDVMRLLALASHREDIRRINVTVGPNVAMYLNNRKRKEIARIENESGMSVQVQFKDHVAAEHLQIECFDANGGEVRLIPAPAPGHRRGH from the coding sequence ATGAAGAAAGAAATGCTGATCAATGTGCTCCAACCCGAGGAGTGCCGGATCGCCATCATTGAGAACGGCGTTCTCGAAGAACTCTACGTCGAGCGCACCAGCCACGAGAGCTACACCGGGAACATCTATAAGGGTAAAGTCGTCAACCTGGAGCCCGCCATCCAGGCGGCGTTCGTCGACTTCTCGGTAGGCCGCAACGGGTTCCTCCACGTCTCCGACGTCGAGCCCCAGTACTACGACCGCCACCAGGAGGGCGGCGACGAGGCCGACCTCGGCGCCGAGCCCGGCGCCGGCCCCAGGCCCCGCGAGCCGCGCCGCGACCGCGACGACCGCCGTCGCCCCAAGGCCGACCCCGACCTGGGCCCGACCTCGTTCCCCCCGCGCGCCGAAGACCGGCTCCGCGACCGGCCCGAACGCGAGCGGCCGGATCGTTCGGTCAAGGGCCAACGCGACCGTTCGGAGTCGCCCCGACGGTTCGGCGAGGGACTCGTCGACGACCGCGATCAGCCGGCCGCGCCGCCGAGCCTCCCCGAGCCGCCTCCCCGCGCGGCGGACGTCCGCGAACCCGAGCAGCGCGCGGCCGCCGGCCGCGACGAAGGCCCGACCTCCTGGTCGCAGCCGGTCGGCTTCGACTGGGGCGTCGAGCGGGAACGAGACCGCGACCGGCCGCGCGAGCGGGAACGCGACTTCGGCCCGGCCGAGCCGGTCGACCCCCTCTGGGGCAGGTCGCGCACCGGAGCCGAGCCGGTCGACCCCGACCTTCCCCCCAGTCGCACGCAGGGCAGGAAGCGGCCCCCGACCTCGTCCGACCCGGACTTCGAGTTTGACGATCGGGGCCGCCCCCGGTCGTTGTTCGGCGCCCCGGAACCGACCGTGGAACGGGCCGAACGCGCCGAGCCCCAGGACGTCGACCCCGAATCGCCCGCTTCCGGCCGCCGCGAGCCGCGTCGCGGCCGAGGTCGAGGCCGTTCGCCGTCGCAGCCGGCGGCCCAGCGACCGGCCCCCCCGGCCAACCAGGACGTCGAGCCCGACGAGATCGAGCTGGGTCTGGAAGCGGCCGAGGAATTCTCCGCGCCGGAGCCGGACGAGTTCCCGCGCCGTCGCGGCGGCCGCGCCGCGATCCGTTCGCGAGGGGGCGATCGTCCCGAGCCGGAACGCCCGCGCGAGCATCAGCCCCCCGAACGTCCGTCCCGGCCGGCCCCCGCTCCGATCGAGCCCGAGGCCGCGCCCTTCCGCCCCGAGAGCCTTGACCGTCCGACCGAGCCCGAGCGCGATCGGCCGCGTCCTCACAACCGGGCCGGCGAGCCGGGCTACGTCCCGCGCCGCGAGCGGCAGAAGGGCGTCGAGCCGGAGTTCGGAGCCAGGCCCGGCCCGCGCGCGCCGGAACCCGACGACCGCCGCTTCGACCCGCTCGCCGAACTCGACCAGCGCGACCTCGCGGGGGCCGACGACGAGGGCGAATCGGAAGCCGGCTCGGCCCAGGCCAAGACCGAAGGCCGCCGTCGCCGTCGCCGTCGCGGTCGCAAGCGGGACCGCCCCGAGGGCGAGCCGACGACCGGCCGCGAGCCCGAGGTGTTCGACGCCGAATTCGACGAGCCGACCGGCTTCCGTGAGCCCGCTCCGGCGTTCGCGCGGGGCGACGACCTCCACGACGATCTGCACGACGACCTCGACCTCGAACTTGACGAACTGGAAGAAGTCGACGACCTCGACGACGACCTCCACGCCGAGGCCCCGCGTCCGGCGGTCGAGGAAGAGATCGACCCCGAACTCGAACAGGAGATCCGCAGGGAGATCGAGGAGATCGAGGAACTGGAGCGCGAGATGGGCCTGCGCGGCCCGGTCGAAGCCCGTCCTCGGCGCGGCGACGCCGCGGGCGCCGGCAAGTTCGGCCGTGGTCGGGGGCTGGTCAAGCCGCCGCTCCAGGAGATCTTCCGGCGCGGCGACGAGGTGCTCGTCCAGGTCATCAAGGAAAGCATCGGCACCAAGGGGCCGACCCTCTCGACCTACATCAGCATCCCCGGTCGCTACCTGGTCCTGATGCCGGGCCTGAACCGCGTCGGCGTTTCGCGCAAGATCGTCGATGAAGGCCAGCGCCGTAAGCTCCGCGAGATCATGCACGAGCTGAACCCGCCCAAGGGGCTCGGCTTCATCGTCCGCACCGCCGGCCTCGAACGGACCAAGCGCGAGCTGGCCCGCGACCTGGCCTACCTGCTGCGACTCTGGAAGGTGATCCTCCGGCGGATCAAGAAGGCCAAGTCCCCCGCGCCGATCTACCAGGAATCGGACATGATCACCCGGACCATCCGGGACATCTTCACGTCCGAGATCGACACGATCTGGATCGACGAGCCCGCCGCCTTCGAGCGCGCCCAGGAGTTCCTCCGCGTCGTCATGCCTCGGTTCGTCAACCGGGTCAAGCTCTACGACGAGAAGGTTCCGTTGTTCCACAAGTACGGGATCGAAGACGAGATCGCCAAGATCCAGCGCCGGCACGTGCCGCTGCCGGAAGGCGGCTCGATCGTCATCGACCAGACCGAGGCGCTCGTCGCCATCGACGTTAACTCGGGCAACTTCCGGGTCGAGGACGACGCCGAGCGGACCGCCTACGAGATGAACCTGCGGGCGGCCAAGGAGATCGCGCGACAGCTTCGGCTCCGCGACCTCGGCGGCGTGATCGTCAACGACTTCATCGACATGCGTGAAGAACGCCACCGTCGAGGCGTCGAGCGGGCCCTCCGCGAGGCGATCAAGCGCGACCGGGCGCGGACCAAGATCCTCCGCATGAGCGCGTTCGGCCTGATCGAGATGACCCGCCAGCGGATTCGGCCGAGCCTCAAGCGGTCGGTCTACGAAGACTGCTCGCACTGCACCGGGGCCGGCGTCCTGAAGACCGCCGAGAGCATGGCGATCGACGTCATGCGGCTCCTGGCGTTGGCCTCGCACCGCGAGGACATCCGCCGCATCAACGTCACCGTCGGTCCCAACGTGGCGATGTATCTCAACAACCGCAAGCGCAAGGAGATCGCCCGGATCGAGAACGAGAGCGGCATGAGCGTGCAGGTCCAGTTCAAGGACCACGTCGCCGCCGAGCATCTCCAGATCGAGTGCTTCGACGCCAACGGCGGCGAGGTCCGGCTGATCCCGGCCCCCGCCCCCGGCCACCGTCGCGGCCACTAA
- a CDS encoding TIGR03936 family radical SAM-associated protein has protein sequence MTKATKVRLRFAKRGDLRLTSHHDVMRCLERMVRRAAIPVAASQGFSPRPKIVFALAMGLGIEGRREIVDFELTEPTDPAELLQRLSAVSPAGFEWLDAEALEPSAPPPRPLWVEYDLPIPEGRRQNAAAAVEALLASPSCDVTRRRPDRDRDVVFDMRPFLIDAQLTNEGLFRARLKVTPEGSVRPEELLASLGIRDLLDDGAVLVRTHVELAP, from the coding sequence ATGACCAAAGCCACCAAGGTCCGTCTCCGATTCGCCAAGCGCGGCGATCTCCGCCTGACCAGCCACCACGACGTCATGCGCTGTCTTGAGCGGATGGTCCGTCGCGCCGCGATCCCCGTCGCCGCCAGCCAGGGCTTCTCGCCCCGTCCCAAGATCGTCTTCGCCCTGGCGATGGGTCTGGGGATCGAAGGCCGTCGCGAGATCGTCGATTTCGAGCTGACGGAGCCGACGGACCCCGCCGAGCTGCTCCAGCGGCTGTCGGCCGTCTCGCCCGCCGGCTTCGAGTGGCTTGACGCCGAGGCGCTGGAGCCTTCGGCCCCCCCTCCCCGTCCCCTGTGGGTCGAGTACGACCTGCCGATCCCGGAGGGTCGCCGCCAGAACGCGGCGGCCGCCGTGGAAGCGCTGCTCGCCAGCCCGTCCTGCGACGTGACGCGGCGGCGGCCGGACCGAGACCGCGACGTCGTCTTCGACATGCGACCGTTCCTGATCGACGCCCAACTGACCAACGAGGGATTATTCCGCGCCCGCCTGAAGGTGACCCCCGAAGGCTCGGTCCGACCCGAAGAGCTGCTCGCCAGCCTCGGGATTCGCGACCTGCTCGACGACGGCGCCGTGCTCGTGCGAACCCACGTGGAGCTGGCCCCGTGA
- the ptsP gene encoding phosphoenolpyruvate--protein phosphotransferase, which translates to MTVGNEGTSWNGNASPRRPTLDAGEVLVLDADAEAGGGLDQRDGNPGMQPKASSTSPCDPDLDASAMQVVKGIAVSPGIAIGPVVVLDPLGMRLPPRKVAPEALAAELVRLEEGLAAAGLEAAQAEADARHRLGPQYADILAAHARMITDETLRVDARARIERYGISAEHAVIEVLETLASRLDQLSDPHLSARAADVRDIQGRIVGQLIGQRPKSFQEGLAAPSVAVAHDLTPSEAAQLDPDRVLGFATEAGGQASHTAIVAAALEIPAVVGLGSIVDRARSARLIVIDGDEGLVVLNPDAPTLERYRAAAVDRSARYRVLSEQAGLPAETLDGVRVELFGNIEFVDEVAACLKWGAAGVGLYRTEFLYLRAPTPPTEEEQYQAYSAVIRSLQGKPIIIRTLDLGADKLTSYRGAGSLEANPVLGLRSLRFSLRHPELFRTQLRALLRAAVQGDVRILFPLVSTLDELRRARAVVGEVAAELRAEGHSLRDAVPLGVMVEVPAAALMADQFAKEVDFFSIGTNDLIQYTLAVDRTNETVADLYSAADPSVLRLIAMVVEAAEKRGIEVSVCGSMGGEPLYALFLLGLGLRSLSMPPHQLPEVRRVIRGARLDAARVLAAEALRLDTAREVVALLEAALRPILTNAKAMETPTTSR; encoded by the coding sequence ATGACAGTCGGGAATGAGGGCACGTCCTGGAACGGGAACGCCTCGCCGAGACGGCCGACGCTCGACGCGGGCGAGGTTTTGGTTCTCGACGCCGACGCCGAAGCCGGCGGCGGACTCGACCAACGCGACGGGAACCCAGGGATGCAGCCGAAGGCTTCCTCGACCAGCCCGTGCGACCCGGACCTCGACGCCTCGGCCATGCAGGTCGTCAAGGGGATCGCCGTGAGCCCCGGCATCGCGATCGGCCCGGTGGTGGTGCTCGACCCCCTGGGGATGCGCCTGCCCCCCCGCAAGGTCGCCCCCGAAGCCCTCGCCGCCGAACTCGTCCGGCTCGAAGAAGGGCTTGCAGCCGCCGGCCTTGAGGCCGCGCAGGCCGAGGCCGACGCCCGCCATCGGCTCGGCCCGCAATACGCCGACATCCTCGCCGCCCACGCCCGGATGATCACCGACGAAACGCTCCGGGTCGACGCTCGGGCGCGGATCGAGCGCTACGGGATCTCGGCCGAGCACGCCGTGATCGAGGTCCTCGAAACGCTCGCCAGCCGACTCGACCAGCTCAGCGACCCGCACCTGTCGGCCCGGGCCGCCGACGTCCGCGACATCCAGGGGCGGATCGTCGGCCAGTTGATCGGTCAGCGTCCCAAGTCGTTCCAGGAGGGGTTGGCGGCGCCGTCGGTGGCGGTCGCCCACGACCTGACGCCCAGCGAGGCCGCGCAGCTCGACCCCGACCGGGTCCTCGGCTTCGCGACCGAGGCGGGAGGCCAGGCCAGCCACACGGCCATCGTGGCGGCCGCCCTGGAGATCCCGGCGGTCGTCGGCCTGGGGTCGATCGTCGACCGGGCGCGGTCGGCCCGGCTGATCGTCATCGACGGCGACGAGGGCCTGGTCGTCCTCAACCCCGACGCGCCGACGCTGGAGCGTTACCGGGCGGCGGCCGTCGACCGCTCGGCGCGGTACCGGGTGCTCTCCGAGCAGGCCGGCCTGCCGGCCGAGACGCTCGACGGCGTCCGGGTGGAGCTGTTCGGCAACATCGAGTTCGTCGACGAGGTCGCCGCCTGCCTGAAGTGGGGCGCCGCGGGGGTCGGCCTGTACCGGACCGAGTTCCTCTACCTCCGCGCCCCGACGCCCCCCACCGAGGAAGAGCAGTACCAGGCCTATTCGGCCGTGATCCGCTCGCTCCAGGGCAAGCCGATCATCATCCGGACCCTCGATCTGGGGGCCGACAAGTTGACGTCGTACCGCGGCGCGGGCTCGCTTGAGGCGAACCCGGTGCTGGGGCTTCGCAGCCTCCGGTTCTCGCTCCGCCACCCCGAACTGTTCCGCACCCAGTTGCGCGCGTTGCTCCGCGCGGCGGTCCAGGGGGACGTCCGCATCCTGTTCCCGCTGGTGTCCACGCTCGACGAGCTGCGCCGCGCCCGCGCCGTCGTGGGCGAAGTCGCCGCCGAGCTTCGGGCCGAGGGCCACTCGCTCCGCGACGCGGTGCCGCTGGGCGTGATGGTCGAGGTGCCGGCGGCCGCCCTCATGGCCGACCAATTCGCAAAGGAGGTGGATTTCTTCTCCATCGGAACCAACGATCTGATCCAATACACGCTGGCCGTCGATCGGACCAACGAAACCGTCGCCGACCTCTACAGCGCCGCCGACCCCTCGGTCCTCCGCCTGATCGCCATGGTGGTCGAGGCCGCCGAGAAACGAGGGATCGAAGTCAGCGTCTGTGGATCGATGGGGGGTGAACCGCTTTACGCCTTGTTCCTCCTGGGCCTTGGCCTTCGATCCTTGAGCATGCCTCCGCACCAACTTCCCGAAGTCCGCCGCGTGATCCGCGGCGCGCGGCTCGACGCCGCGCGGGTGCTGGCCGCCGAGGCGCTCCGGCTCGACACCGCGCGGGAGGTCGTCGCGCTGCTCGAAGCCGCGCTGCGGCCGATCCTGACGAACGCCAAGGCGATGGAGACTCCCACGACCTCTCGTTGA
- a CDS encoding HPr family phosphocarrier protein: MTHETTVARRQIEITNSLGLHLRPADKFVKLAIQFQSDVRVLYNGSHFNGKSILDLTSLAAERGTLLELEARGNDAEEAVEALAKLVSAGFYEDENGEAIQQPTVAEPPR; the protein is encoded by the coding sequence ATGACCCACGAAACGACTGTCGCCCGCCGCCAGATCGAGATCACCAACAGCCTGGGGCTTCACCTGCGGCCCGCCGACAAGTTCGTCAAGCTGGCGATCCAGTTTCAGTCCGACGTCCGGGTTCTGTATAATGGTAGTCACTTCAACGGCAAGAGCATCCTCGACCTGACCTCGCTGGCCGCCGAGCGCGGCACTCTGCTGGAACTCGAAGCCCGAGGGAACGACGCCGAGGAGGCCGTCGAAGCGCTCGCGAAACTGGTCTCCGCCGGGTTCTACGAGGACGAAAACGGCGAAGCGATCCAACAGCCGACCGTTGCGGAGCCGCCCCGATGA